One window of the Candidatus Neomarinimicrobiota bacterium genome contains the following:
- a CDS encoding NAD(P)-dependent alcohol dehydrogenase, translated as MKAIVYTKYGSPDVLELKEVEKPTPKENEVLIKVRAASVNPLDWHYLRGKPLFMRLMGAGLLKPKNKILGVDIAGRVETVGRNVKQLQPGDEVFGGGEFLGGFAEYVCVSENKLALKPANITFEEAAAVPIAAVTALQGLRDKGQIQQGQKVLINGAGGGVGTFAVQIAKSFGAEVTGVCSTSKVEIVRSIGADRVIDYTQEDFTKNGQRYNLIIDAAAYRSILDQKRALSPKGIYVMVGGSMARMFQVLFLRPWISMTGSKKIGLMLANINKKDLVFMKELLEAGKVVPVIDRRYPLSEVAEAIRYLEEGHARGKVIITFERNNKT; from the coding sequence ATGAAAGCGATTGTATACACAAAATACGGATCACCGGATGTTCTTGAATTAAAAGAGGTAGAAAAACCTACTCCAAAGGAGAATGAAGTCCTGATAAAAGTCAGGGCGGCATCCGTAAATCCACTTGACTGGCATTATCTGAGAGGTAAACCGCTCTTTATGCGCCTGATGGGCGCGGGGCTTCTAAAACCAAAAAACAAGATACTCGGAGTTGACATAGCGGGGCGGGTTGAAACCGTTGGTAGAAACGTAAAGCAGCTTCAGCCGGGTGATGAGGTATTCGGGGGAGGCGAATTTTTGGGGGGATTCGCCGAGTATGTGTGTGTCAGTGAAAATAAATTAGCGCTGAAACCGGCCAATATAACATTTGAGGAAGCGGCGGCTGTACCTATAGCGGCAGTCACCGCCCTCCAGGGTCTTCGCGATAAAGGACAGATTCAACAGGGGCAAAAAGTATTGATCAATGGTGCGGGTGGAGGCGTGGGTACGTTTGCTGTGCAGATTGCCAAATCGTTCGGAGCTGAAGTGACCGGCGTGTGCAGCACGAGTAAAGTGGAGATTGTGCGCTCGATTGGCGCAGACCGGGTCATTGATTACACGCAAGAAGATTTCACTAAAAACGGTCAGCGTTATAACCTGATTATTGATGCCGCGGCATATCGTTCCATACTCGATCAGAAGCGAGCGTTAAGTCCCAAGGGCATTTATGTCATGGTCGGAGGTTCCATGGCTCGAATGTTCCAGGTTCTGTTCCTACGACCATGGATTTCAATGACCGGGAGTAAGAAAATCGGTCTCATGTTGGCGAATATAAACAAAAAGGATCTGGTTTTTATGAAAGAGCTTCTTGAAGCCGGCAAGGTAGTACCTGTTATAGATAGACGTTACCCGTTAAGTGAGGTAGCCGAAGCTATCCGGTATCTTGAAGAAGGACACGCCAGAGGAAAAGTGATAATAACTTTCGAACGTAACAACAAAACCTGA
- a CDS encoding cupin domain-containing protein produces METTHKNLFDEATFTADGIMTKVLAETESAKHVLFCMKEDTEISEHTSTREAVVTVMSGKGIFTLEGEEIRMVPGVFIPMEPNAKHAISADEDLIFVLGLIG; encoded by the coding sequence ATGGAAACTACACACAAAAATCTTTTTGACGAGGCTACCTTTACTGCTGACGGCATCATGACTAAGGTTCTGGCTGAGACTGAATCAGCAAAACATGTTCTTTTCTGCATGAAGGAAGATACAGAAATATCTGAGCACACATCAACAAGGGAAGCGGTAGTTACAGTGATGAGCGGAAAAGGAATTTTCACGTTAGAAGGAGAAGAGATTCGAATGGTTCCGGGTGTTTTCATCCCGATGGAACCGAATGCGAAGCACGCTATAAGCGCTGATGAAGACTTGATCTTCGTATTAGGACTTATCGGATAG